The DNA segment GGTTTTGTCTCCGCTCATAGCGCTTAAATTTCGGCACATAATACACGTAGTCTCGTCTAACTATAACCGTTTTCTCCATTTTGGCGCTGACAACAACACCCTCAAGTATCCTACCCCTAATCTTAAGCGAGCCGTGGAATGGGCAGTTTTCATCATCGCATGTCTTCTCAGGAGGCTTAATAGTGTACGACATCACCAACGTCTCCTAACTATTTTCTTAACCCTATCTTCAGGCCGTCCAATTAAAACTTTACCATCAATCTCGATAACAGTCTTATCAGGTAAGGTAAAGTGAAAGATGCAATTCTCCTTAATTAAAATCTTTTCCTCATTATTTTTGCAGAGGATTTTAAACGTGTTTTTGGTTTCATCAATCACTTTGCCGCGTAAACCAACATAAGAAGGATTTGTGCTCTTAACGACTCTAACATTCAAACCAATAAACTCGTCTTGAAGTATGTGAGATAAATCCCTCATTTAGATCCTCTATCCTCCTCATTGTTGACAGTTAATATGCGAGCTATTGTCCGCTTAATCTCCCTAATTCTAGCCGGCTTTTCAATAGCCCCACCAGCCTTAACCATGGTCCTCAACCTAGCCAGCTCAGCGCGCAGCTCATTTAGCCTCCTTTCGCGCTCCTCACGGGTCATGCGCCTAATCTCTTTGACTCTGAGAATCGCCATCTTAATTATCCCCCTGACTTG comes from the Candidatus Bathyarchaeia archaeon genome and includes:
- a CDS encoding 30S ribosomal protein S17 codes for the protein MSYTIKPPEKTCDDENCPFHGSLKIRGRILEGVVVSAKMEKTVIVRRDYVYYVPKFKRYERRQNRIPAHNPPCINATENDVVRIAECRPISKTVSFVVVEKIGQKEVT
- the rpmC gene encoding 50S ribosomal protein L29 — its product is MAILRVKEIRRMTREERERRLNELRAELARLRTMVKAGGAIEKPARIREIKRTIARILTVNNEEDRGSK
- a CDS encoding ribonuclease P protein subunit, translated to MRDLSHILQDEFIGLNVRVVKSTNPSYVGLRGKVIDETKNTFKILCKNNEEKILIKENCIFHFTLPDKTVIEIDGKVLIGRPEDRVKKIVRRRW